In Blastococcus saxobsidens DD2, the genomic stretch ACCCCCGCGATCTGCCGATGCACGAGGCGCAGCACTCGTTCGACGTCGTCCTGCGCGGATACGACCGCAGCCAGGTGGCCGACACCATCGAGCGGCTGGAGGCGGACTTCCGCATCGCGCTCGCCGATCGCGACGCCGCGGTCGCCCGCTCGGCCGACATGGCCGGCCAGCTGTCGGCGCTGCACGGCGAGATCGAGTCCCTCCGGCGCAAGGCCGCCACCGCCGCGGCCCCGACGTTCGAGAACATCAGCGAGCGCATCCAGCACATGCTGCAGCTCGCCGAGGAGGAGGCCGGCGAGATCCGCCGCGCCGCCGAGATCGACGCTTTGGCCGTCCGCGAGCAGACGGCCACCGAGGAGCGTGCCCTGCTCGAGCGGCACGCGGCCGGGCAGGCCGAGATCGAGCGGATGATCACCGAGGCCCGCCAGGGCGCCGAGCAGATCGCGCAGAAGGCCCAGATCCGCGCCGACGAGCTGGTCGCGAAGGCGCAGGAGCGGGTCGCGCGTCTCGACGCCGAGTCGCAGGCCCGCCGGGCGAAGGTCGAGGAGGACTTCGACATCGCCCAGCGCGCCCGCCGCGCCGAGGCCGCCCGCGCCGAGGAGGACCGGGAGCGGGTCTCCACGCAGGCCGCTCGCCAGCGGATCTCGGCCGCCGAACAGCACGCGGCCCAGCTCGTCGCCGAGGCCGAGGCCCGCGCCGAGGCGATCCGCGAGGTTCGCGACGAGCTGACCAGCCGGCTGCTCCAGGCCCGCCGGCTGCTGGACACCCTGCCGGACCTGGGCGACCGTTCCCAGCAGTCCCGGGACGACGCCGGGACCGACCGGCGCCCCGAGCCGGCCGCTCGCCCCGCGGAGCCTGCGGCGGAGGGCGCGCCCGTGGCGCAGACCGCCAAGCCCGCCACGGCTCCGCAGCCGGCTGCCGCCGCCTGGCCCCAGGCACCGGCCCCGGTCGCCGGGCCGCAGACCGGGCAGCAGCCCGCCGTCCAGGTGCCCCGGGGCGACGGCGAGGCCGCCGCCGCACGGCAGCCGACGCGTCCCGACCCGGTGACCGCCACGTTCCCCGCCGGCCACCGCGCGGGAGAGCCCACGACCCGGCAGCTGCCGCTGCCGCCGCGCCCCGACTCCGGCCCGTCGGAATCCACCGCGGAGTCCATGGCGGGCGCCACGGTCGCGAACCCGGCCACCCGGTCGATCGACCAGCCGGTCCGGGCGCAGGGCTGACGCCGGCGGCCCACCACCCGCGGTAGCGAGCCACCGCACCACCGCGCGCGGGCCGACCGGCGTCCTGCGCGCGGAACCTCCACGGACGCCGGGGAGGAGGTGCGGTGCCGACCCGCAGTGCACGGCACCGTCCCCGGCACCGCGCCGGGGGACCGCTCGGCGCCACCCTCGGCAGCCGGCGCGGGCAGCTCCTCCTCGTGGCGGCGCTCGTCGCGGTGCTGGCTGCGGCGGCGGTCGCCCTGGTGGCGGGGCCGGAGCAGGGGGACCGGTCCAGCGCCCAGGGCGGCCCACCGACCGGAGGGGCGGGCACACCGACGGCGGGGACGACGACCGCCCCGGACAGCGCCCCGGCGACGAACACCGTCCCCGGGACCGGGATCACCTCCCTGCTGGACTGGGCCGACGGCGAACTGCCTCCCGGCACGCAGCTGCGCGCCGAGGGCGACGTGCGCGACGACCTGCTCGCCGCCGGAGCACCCGACGACCTGGTGGCGACCGACCGGCCCACCGGCCCGGACGGCCTCGTCCTCACGGTGTCCGACGGCTCCGCCGGGCCCGGCGGCCGGGTGGTCGCCCGCTTCGATGGCCTCGTCCTGAGCGACCCCTCCCCCGGCACCCCCACGGTGGAGCACCTCGAACGGCGGCGGGCGCTGGCCGAGGCGATGCTGGCCAACCCCACGATGCGCGCCCCGGAGCAGGCGGCCGCGGTGCTGCGGTCGGCCGACGTGGACATGCGGCTGCTGTCCCTGCTGGCGGTGCTGACCGCGCGGGAGGGCCTCGGTGTGGCCGCCTTCCCGCGGGCCGCGGGAGCCGAGGGGCCGGCGCGGACCGTGCTGCTCGACGCCGTGGGAAGCGCGCCGGTCGGCGCCGGCGAAGCGGCCACCGCGGAACTACGCACCTGGCTGGAGGCCCAGCTCCCGCCCTTCGCCCCCGACCGCGTCGAGGTCACGGAGGAGGGCGTTCTGCTGTCCTACCGCTACGCATCGGACCCCGACGCGCTGGTCGCCGAGGCCGCCCCGTGACGCTCGGTTGGACAGGAGTCGCGTCGAGTGGGCGAATGGACCCCAGGGCCGCTTCCCGGTCCGCTCCCCACCTCTTGGAGAAACTGTGGACCGGTTGACCCGCGTGCTGTCCGTCGCCGCACTGAGTGCCGGCTTCCTGCTCGTCGCCCCCGCCGGGGCGGGCGCCGCCGAGGAGGACGGGCTGCTGCGCCTGGCCCACCTCTCGCCGGACACCCCGGCGGTCGACGTGTACGTCGACTCGGTCGCCGACCCGGGCGACGGGACGGCGCTGCTCACCGTGCCCGGCGTCGGTTACGGGACCATCTCCGACTACCAGAGCGTGCCCGCGGGGGTCTACGCGGTGAGCATGCGGCAGGCCGGCGCCGACCCGACCGCTCCGCCGGTGCTGTCGACCACCGTGGAGATCGGCTCCGGTGACGCTCGCACCGTCGCCGGGGTCGGCCGCTTCGCCGACCTGGGCCTGGAGGTGCTCGAGGACGACCTCACGCTCGCGCCGCCCGGCCAGGCCCGCGTGCGGATCATCTCCGCCGCAGCCACGGCACCGACGCTGGACGCCGCCGTCGGCGGTACGGACCTGGCCACCGGTCTGGCCTTCGCCGAGGCCGGCGACTACGCCACCGTGCCCGGCGACGCCGGCTCGGTGCGGCTCACGGTGGACGGCGAGCCCACCGAGTTGCCGCTGGACCTGGCCCCGGGCTCCGTGTACAGCCTCTTCGTCCTGGACCGACCCGAGGGCGGGCTGACCGTGCGCACGGTCCTGGACGCCGCGGGCTCGGGCGTGGTGCCGACCGGCGGTGTCGAGACGGGCGCCGGCGGCACCGCGGCCGACGAGGTGGACCCGGCCGTCGTGAGCGGTGCCGCAGGCCTGACGATCCTCACCGGCCTGCTGCTGGCCCGGCGGTCGCGCCGCGATCCGGCACGGCACGCCGCCGGTTCCTGAGGCGCGCCCGGTGAGCTGCCACCGCCGGCCGCGGCGGCCGGTGCAGCCGTGGCTGCGACTGCTCGCCGGCACCGC encodes the following:
- a CDS encoding DUF4397 domain-containing protein, encoding MDRLTRVLSVAALSAGFLLVAPAGAGAAEEDGLLRLAHLSPDTPAVDVYVDSVADPGDGTALLTVPGVGYGTISDYQSVPAGVYAVSMRQAGADPTAPPVLSTTVEIGSGDARTVAGVGRFADLGLEVLEDDLTLAPPGQARVRIISAAATAPTLDAAVGGTDLATGLAFAEAGDYATVPGDAGSVRLTVDGEPTELPLDLAPGSVYSLFVLDRPEGGLTVRTVLDAAGSGVVPTGGVETGAGGTAADEVDPAVVSGAAGLTILTGLLLARRSRRDPARHAAGS